A genomic region of Echeneis naucrates chromosome 24, fEcheNa1.1, whole genome shotgun sequence contains the following coding sequences:
- the ccm2 gene encoding cerebral cavernous malformations protein 2 homolog isoform X3 yields the protein MEDDVKKVKKYLGQLTSVPGYLNPSSRTEVLQLIDNARKSHQLAGQLTSEQDAVVSLSAYNIKLVWRDGEDIILRVPIHDIAAVSYIRDDSLHLVVIKTAQESGGSPCPSSCPDLNKSHTLSSLSESGAVLVEVCCLLVLAVDNKAAAEELCLLLSQVFQIVYTESTIDFLDRAIFDGATTPTRHLSLYSDDSSSKVDVKEAFEAEESSFPFQVSVEAEGNSPTASTPASPQTKTASEGELSTTAAELLQDYMTTLRTKLSSQEIQQFATLLHEYRNGASIHEFCINLRQLYGDSRKFLLLGLRPFIPEKDSQHFENFLETIGVKDGRGIITDSFGRYRRTASSASDSTTNGNGAAGGSGDSAASDEGQEASEGDEWDRMITDISNDIEALGCSMDQEGVTP from the exons AAATCGCATCAGTTGGCTGGCCAGCTGACGTCAGAGCAGGACGCCGTGGTCAGTTTGTCGGCGTACAACATAAAGCTTGTATGGCGCGATGGAGAGGACATCATTCTGCGAGTGCCCATCCATGATATTGCTGCTGTCTCCTATATCAGGGATGACTCATTGCACCTTGTGGTGATTaaaacag CCCAGGAGTCAGGAGGTTCCCCTTGTCCCAGCTCATGTCCTGATCTCAACAAATCTCATACCCTGAGCTCTTTATCAGAAAGTGGGGCTGTGCTTGTCGAAGTCTGCTGTCTGCTTGTGTTGGCTGTTGACAATAAG gcagcagcagaggagctgtgTCTTCTGCTCAGTCAGGTCTTTCAGATTGTTTACACAGAATCAACCATCGATTTCTTGGACAGAGCCATATTTGATGGAGCAACTACACCTACAAGACACCTTTCTCTATATAGTG ATGACTCTTCAAGCAAAGTTGACGTTAAAGAGGCCTTTGAAGCAGAAGAAAGCTCATT TCCATTCCAGGTGTCTGTGGAGGCTGAAGGAAACTCTCCAACAGCTTCCACCCCAGCATCACCTCAGACAAAAACTGCTAGTGAAGGAGAGCTCAGTAccactgctgctgagctgctgcaggactaCATGACTACA CTGCGGACAAAATTGTCATCACAGGAAATCCAGCAGTTTGCTACCCTGCTCCATGAATATCGTAATGGTGCATCAATCCATGAGTTTTGCATAAACCTACGCCAACTCTACGGGGACAGCAGGAAGTTCCTCTTACTTG GACTGCGCCCCTTCATACCAGAGAAGGACAGCCAGCACTTTGAAAACTTCCTCGAGACAATTGGTGTCAAGGATGGCAGAGGGATCATCACAGACAGCTTTGGCCGCTATCGACGCACCGCCAGTTCTGCCTCTGACTCGACCACCAATGGCaatggagcagcaggaggaagtggCGACAGTGCGGCATCAGACGAGGGCCAGGAGGCTTCTGAAGGTGATGAATGGGACCGTATGATCACTGACATCAGTAATGACATTGAAGCTCTCGGCTGCAGCATGGACCAGGAGGGAGTGACACCCTGA
- the fam167ab gene encoding protein FAM167A, translating into MNVPLCPQIMVDNVGVTYEAECGEDVDLPTHDHLMTLKALTEKLRLETRRPSYLEWKARLEEESSRELGTGKCPIQVEHEKQRAPKEAVVNSDVIQCELSSGVLKGFGNIDEALIWLRRELTDMRLQDQQLARQLMRLRTDINKLKIEQTCHLHRRMLNDATFGLEERDELSDLLCECPVTPGLGLSAPLRLIGVTKMNINSRRFSLC; encoded by the exons ATGAATGTCCCCTTGTGTCCTCAGATCATGGTGGACAATGTAGGTGTCACCTACGAAGCAGAATGTGGTGAAGATGTCGATTTGCCTACACATGACCATCTCATGACCTTAAAGGCCTTGACAGAGAAATTAAGACTGGAGACCAGGAGACCTTCCTACCTGGAGTGGAAAGCCCGACTAGAGGAGGAAAGCTCCAGAGAGTTGGGAACCGGAAAATGCCCAATTCAAGTGGAGCATGAAAAGCAACGAGCACCCAAAGAGGCTGTAGTAAACTCTGATGTGATCCAGTGCGAGTTGTCATCGGGTGTGCTGAAAGGATTTGGGAATATTGATGAGGCTCTCATCTGGCTCAGGAGAGAACTG ACTGACATGCGCTTACAAGACCAACAGCTGGCGCGGCAGCTCATGCGGCTCCGGACCGACATCAATAAGCTGAAGATTGAACAGACATGCCACCTGCATCGTAGGATGCTCAATGATGCGACCTTTGGCCTGGAGGAGCGGGACGAGCTGTCAGACCTGCTGTGCGAATGCCCGGTGACCCCAGGCCTCGGCCTCTCTGCCCCGCTGAGACTCATTGGTGTCACAAAGATGAACATTAATTCTCGCCGGTTCTCTCTCTGCTAG
- the lca5 gene encoding lebercilin, translating to MSDNMESENATEREYEDNRDVNLTHQSLRSKKKNSQSSSFQKDNNNSQKKNTDDDIDKDSNVESRSKTRTWHSDPDRDQMSDREGQRSSGSFYSEDYENESLSEHSLSQYSRSRTPSPIPQKEVRAKRFSGSPIYKTGGVWRHGVSRTQRLGGPPLTHQHRKGVRTQSKESTPPKDLDLVTKRMLSARLLKINELHNALSELQQRTDELQRENRILRQLQVRQEKALQRYDDTESEISQLLSRHSNEVHVLRERLRRTQERERLAERRLKDSEEQLQRSQTTISRLKKLVNQRELGARDELSRRLEEEKARFQEAERKLKELERSMELSNSSYQRQLAAERKKTISAQEEIRTLQEELEQITNKLKEKERELDTRNIYANRMIKASQKKDTDSCTKRKVPSRNSTKAVQTEDRPSSLDFPTPPPAITDAHGYNAQGPDEYLSLKELDKGDGPLDTQNCQPKWEHQKMRDKGKDMEKEQEREKQQLNQDLNVLEEKAKRLRDGWEKAMEEEDRKKTNSMSNQETEENSTGEQEEVDRWNNETQSSQRAAEEARWKKEQLLAKMREIDRQNQGAIHSIFAVASPSESIKSTSDHSSPSPPEQKNITSSIFIPTKSEDLAGLRAGAGSREGGRRRPGIEAGAVTTGIGRKAIRTEISNDNLAFGNYAPSFGLSASRGSSGFPPPPPKEDRDSALEAIGVFSLREVETEKEKQMEKGLGKDRKSSLMQQLFGTLSTSAGDSLGSSNHREVLGSPPTTNGVRSRRDALFSFNSGSSTPPASSLSTLHVDSRPAVRAIPSFDDDIEELTL from the exons ATGAG TGACAACATGGAGTCTGAAAAtgccacagagagagagtaTGAAGACAACCGAGATGTTAATCTAACTCACCAATCCCTTCGgagtaaaaaaaagaattccCAGTCATCATCCTTCCAGAAAGACAATAATAACTCTCAGAAGAAGAACACAGATGATGATATTGATAAAGACAGCAATGTCGAGAGTAGATCAAAAACCAGAACCTGGCATTCGGACCCTGATCGGGACCAGATGTCAGAtagagagggacagagaagcAGTGGCTCATTTTACTCAGAGGACTATGAGAATGAGTCTCTTTCAGAGCATTCGCTCTCACAGTACTCTCGGTCCCGGACTCCATCCCCAATTCCACAAAAGGAGGTGCGGGCAAAGCGGTTTTCTGGCAGTCCCATTTACAAGACAG GTGGTGTGTGGCGCCATGGTGTATCCCGGACACAACGTTTAGGTGGCCCACCTTTGACCCACCAGCATCGCAAGGGAGTGCGAACACAAAGCAAAGAGTCTACACCCCCTAAAGATCTGGATCTTGTTACAAAGCGAATGCTTTCGGCCCGCCTGCTAAAGATAAATGAATTGCATAATGCTCTTTCTGAGTTGCAACAGCGCACTGATGAGCTGCAGAGGGAAAACCGAATTCTCAGACAG CTCCAGGTTCGTCAAGAGAAAGCCCTGCAGCGCTATGATGACACTGAAAGTGAGATATCTCAGCTCTTGTCCCGCCACTCTAATGAGGTCCATGTGCTGCGGGAACGACTTAGGCGTACTCAAGAGCGGGAGCGGCTGGCTGAGCGGCGACTGAAGGACAGcgaggagcagctgcagaggagtcAGACAACCATTTCCCGGTTAAAGAAACTGGTTAACCAGCGGGAGTTAGGAGCCAGAGATGAGCTGAGTCGCAGGTTGGAAGAAGAGAAGGCGCGCTTTCAAGAAGCAGAACGCAAGCTCAAG GAGCTGGAGCGTAGCATGGAGCTGAGCAACAGCAGTTACCAGAGGCAGTtggctgcagagaggaagaagaccATCAGTGCCCAGGAGGAGATCAGGAccctgcaggaggagctggaacAAATAACCAATAAACTTAAG GAGAAGGAGCGAGAACTAGATACCAGGAATATTTATGCCAACCGTATGATTAAAgcctcacaaaaaaaagatactgACAGTTGCACAAAACGGAAAG TTCCCAGCAGGAACAGCACCAAGGCAGTGCAGACTGAAGACCGGCCATCTAGTCTTGATTTCCCTACACCACCCCCAGCCATCACTGATGCCCATGGATACAATGCACAGGGACCTGATGAATACTTATCACTTAAA GAGCTTGACAAAGGGGATGGGCCCCTGGACACACAAAACTGTCAGCCTAAATGGGAACATCAGAAGATGAGAGACAAAGGCAAAGACatggagaaagagcaggagagagagaagcagcaaCTAAACCAGGATCTTAATGTGCTGGAAGAGAAGGCAAAGAGACTAAGAGATG GCTGGGAGAAAGCAATGGAGGAAGaagatagaaagaaaacaaattccATGTCTAACCAGGAAACAGAAGAGAACAGTACAGGagaacaggaggaggtggacaGGTGGAACAATGAGACTCAGTCCAGTCAGCGAGCAGCAGAAGAAGCCCGTTGGAAAAAAGAGCAACTTTTGGCTAAGATGCGTGAAATAGATCGTCAAAACCAGGGAGCCATACACTCCATCTTTGCTGTGGCAAGTCCCTCAGAGTCCATTAAAAGTACCAGCGATCATTCGTCTCCCAGTCCTCCTGAGCAGAAGAACATCACATCTTCAATTTTCATCCCCACAAAATCAGAGGACTTGGCTGGTTTGCGTGCTGGTGCTGGAAGCAGAGAAGGTGGACGGAGAAGGCCTGGCATAGAGGCTGGGGCAGTTACAACAGGAATAGGAAGGAAAGCAATTCGCACAGAAATCTCCAATGACAACTTGGCCTTTGGAAACTACGCACCGTCTTTTGGACTTTCTGCTTCTCGGGGGTCATCTGGTTTCCCACCGCCTCCACCTAAAGAGGATAGGGACTCTGCATTAGAAGCAATTGGCGTTTTTAGTCTCAGAGAagtggagacagaaaaagaaaagcagatggAAAAAGGACTGGGGAAGGACAGGAAGTCCAGCCTTATGCAGCAGCTATTTGGTACCCTGTCCACATCTGCTGGAGATAGTTTGGGCTCCTCCAATCATAGGGAGGTTCTCGGTAGTCCTCCAACTACCAATGGAGTTCGTTCAAGAAGGGATGCACTGTTCAGCTTCAACTCAGGGTCTTCCACACCACCAGCATCCTCTTTAAGTACACTTCATGTTGATAGCAGACCTGCTGTCCGTGCCATCCCATCATTTGATGATGACATAGAGGAACTAACTTTATGA
- the sh3bgrl2 gene encoding SH3 domain-binding glutamic acid-rich-like protein 2, whose protein sequence is MVIKVYIASSTGSVAVKKHQQAVVGFLEANRISFQAIDITMLEEQRLWMYRNIPQEKKPEKGNPLPPQIFNEDCYCGDYEDFFQSKENNTVFAFLGLKSQPSVKDSEA, encoded by the exons ATGGTCATCAAGGTCTACATCGCCTCCTCAACTGGCTCTGTCGCG GTTAAAAAGCATCAGCAGGCTGTAGTGGGTTTCCTGGAGGCCAACCGGATCAGCTTCCAAGCAATAGACATCACCATGCTAGAGGAGCAGAGGCTTTGGATGTACCGCAACATACCCCAGGAGAAGAAACCAGAAAAAGGCAACCCGCTGCCTCCACAGATCTTCAATGAGGATTGCTACTGTGGG GACTATGAAGACTTCTTCCAGTCGAAGGAGAACAACACTGTGTTTGCATTCCTTGGGCTCAAGTCCCAGCCATCAGTAAAA GATTCTGAGGCATAG